The following proteins are co-located in the Heliorestis convoluta genome:
- a CDS encoding recombinase family protein, whose product MDQNEKRMWIQTLWEPIHEIKQSALESERQGIKVAAYCRVSSKDEAITSLKNQIDHYTLFIKNKANWKFVGIYFDAGASAANYKNRRGFQRLLRHCEEGKIDFILTKNVSRFSRNTEELLKIVKELKEWNIGIFFERENIDTSIEYNKFLLSTYSALAQKEIESMSELTRWGFEKQFMQGKPKYSRMLGYDVVKSNEESHLQINEKEAEAVRSIFNMFIKGLSLSEIARQLIQEGVKTSAGKDLWRGSTVKNILTNVTYTGNKLTRVRTKDIFTNKTSKGARDQILIENCHQPIISPEVFDLAQKRLEEIKPKEIAAKPKNKKALSGRMKCGHCGYRLSNYPTRGVNYWKCDPSDAGVCHFKSLKEEALRKMMLKAMQKKYDFQQPGLLQRLAKEIERINQDDHFEFLRLKYITEIELAKQEQILLDHHQDIDPMEQAYFAFEEKAAKLEDDRKYRNATIEWLQKINSVDEWLEKVTIEHLRSWVIEMTIYSTDDYRVYWVDDQQTMIGDCTPYGKAELRPKLVKEHEKMISKESITLPKEVDVSVDTNREVIKIEPSQSALSMKAIQSAKNVELMNPFQALGKPRLRTAAYCRVSTDQLDQKTSLKTQVAYYTYLILKDPTYEFAGIFADEGISGKSLKNRTELLKLLEECKAGNIDLILTKSISRFSRNTLDCLEMVRMLRSLQHPVYVYFEKENIHTKDPTSEMMISIFGSIAQEESIGLGESIAWGKRKYAARGIVKTGTLCFGYKFDKNKRWGIDEEEAKIVKRIYQDTLDGKSYNQIVKELTEEGIKSPKGKAKWYTSRIKAILENEAYRGNYVYQRTYTADSIEAKIVPNNGEFPQYFIEDHHEAIVSSSDWEKVQSILEERSEKFKNRNRKKYPKENLKNPAFVNAFTCGDCGSLIGHRRYVEKTYEMHSWICNLANKLYVANRCKAGRFQQKFIELNFMKTLLSIKRDKAFKKAMDELIKMTDLNQEELCLEEELQERIEFFNQQLYEAVNEELNKDGQDSQKVDELTEELVKLHNELKSYSERKRQAQQYKQELNWLWKQLRKIDDKAIESLEVLRKDQEVPFREDIFARIVESGKIFTDGKMVYKLKLGLEWSIDFKNGDYKKLISEQKAAERRAKKEAFLKGPEVKALLEFCQEPKPFSELFKFMNGMLSISESHFRETVLNVLLEQGRMKRKFPEKRNRAMMIYYSVEGVGDEGRVNF is encoded by the coding sequence TTGGACCAAAACGAAAAGAGAATGTGGATACAAACCCTTTGGGAGCCTATCCATGAAATCAAGCAAAGCGCACTGGAAAGCGAAAGACAGGGCATCAAAGTGGCCGCTTATTGCCGGGTGAGCAGCAAAGATGAGGCCATTACTTCATTAAAGAACCAGATCGATCACTACACCCTTTTTATAAAAAACAAAGCAAACTGGAAGTTTGTCGGCATCTATTTTGACGCCGGTGCCAGCGCCGCCAACTACAAAAACAGAAGAGGCTTTCAACGACTCTTGCGCCATTGTGAAGAAGGAAAAATTGACTTTATACTGACCAAAAACGTATCGAGGTTTTCGAGAAACACAGAAGAGCTTTTAAAAATTGTGAAAGAACTTAAAGAGTGGAACATTGGCATCTTCTTCGAAAGGGAAAACATCGACACATCCATTGAATACAATAAATTCCTACTTAGCACCTATTCCGCTTTGGCCCAAAAAGAAATCGAGAGCATGTCTGAGCTAACGAGGTGGGGATTTGAAAAACAGTTCATGCAAGGAAAACCCAAGTACTCACGCATGCTCGGTTACGATGTCGTTAAAAGCAATGAAGAATCGCACCTTCAAATCAATGAGAAAGAAGCAGAAGCTGTTAGAAGCATTTTCAACATGTTTATAAAGGGACTCTCCCTTTCCGAAATTGCACGCCAGTTGATCCAAGAAGGCGTAAAAACGTCTGCCGGCAAGGATTTATGGAGAGGAAGCACTGTTAAAAACATACTGACCAATGTGACCTATACAGGAAACAAGCTCACGCGTGTAAGAACCAAAGATATCTTTACCAACAAAACAAGCAAAGGAGCAAGAGACCAAATTCTCATTGAAAACTGCCACCAGCCCATTATCAGCCCAGAAGTTTTCGATCTAGCCCAGAAGCGACTGGAAGAAATAAAACCGAAAGAGATAGCGGCGAAGCCAAAAAATAAAAAAGCTTTATCAGGAAGGATGAAGTGCGGTCATTGCGGTTATAGGCTTTCAAACTATCCAACAAGAGGCGTGAACTATTGGAAATGCGACCCCAGCGATGCAGGTGTATGCCACTTCAAATCCCTAAAAGAAGAGGCCTTACGCAAGATGATGCTAAAGGCCATGCAAAAGAAGTATGATTTTCAACAGCCTGGCCTGCTCCAAAGACTGGCCAAGGAGATAGAGCGGATCAATCAAGATGATCACTTTGAATTTCTCCGGCTTAAATATATTACAGAAATAGAGCTCGCCAAGCAGGAGCAGATATTGCTAGATCATCATCAAGACATCGACCCAATGGAACAAGCCTACTTTGCCTTCGAAGAAAAAGCGGCCAAACTGGAAGACGATCGAAAGTATCGTAACGCAACGATTGAATGGTTGCAAAAAATCAACAGCGTCGATGAATGGCTGGAAAAGGTTACGATCGAACATTTGCGATCTTGGGTAATTGAAATGACAATCTACTCTACCGATGATTATCGAGTCTATTGGGTTGATGATCAGCAAACCATGATCGGCGACTGCACGCCCTATGGCAAGGCGGAGCTAAGACCGAAGCTGGTAAAAGAACATGAAAAAATGATTTCCAAGGAAAGCATAACCCTTCCCAAGGAGGTAGACGTATCTGTGGATACAAACAGAGAGGTTATTAAGATCGAGCCGAGTCAAAGCGCTCTTAGCATGAAGGCGATTCAGTCAGCGAAAAATGTAGAGCTTATGAATCCCTTTCAAGCACTAGGCAAGCCCAGACTACGCACGGCCGCCTATTGCAGGGTATCAACAGATCAACTAGATCAGAAGACAAGCTTAAAAACCCAGGTCGCCTATTACACCTATCTGATTCTAAAAGATCCAACCTACGAATTCGCCGGCATTTTTGCAGACGAAGGAATCTCCGGGAAGTCTCTGAAAAACAGGACAGAATTGTTGAAGCTGTTAGAAGAATGCAAAGCCGGGAACATCGATTTGATTCTTACCAAATCCATTTCAAGATTTAGCAGAAATACGCTTGATTGTTTAGAAATGGTCAGAATGCTACGCTCTTTACAGCACCCTGTGTATGTTTATTTTGAAAAAGAGAACATTCATACCAAAGACCCCACCAGTGAAATGATGATCTCTATTTTTGGTAGCATCGCGCAAGAAGAAAGCATTGGTTTAGGCGAGTCAATTGCCTGGGGAAAAAGAAAGTATGCAGCGCGAGGAATTGTAAAAACGGGAACCCTCTGTTTCGGCTACAAGTTTGACAAGAACAAAAGGTGGGGCATTGACGAGGAAGAAGCCAAGATCGTGAAGAGAATTTATCAAGATACCTTGGACGGAAAAAGTTATAACCAGATTGTCAAAGAATTGACCGAAGAAGGCATCAAAAGCCCCAAAGGGAAAGCGAAATGGTACACATCGAGAATCAAAGCAATATTAGAAAACGAAGCCTATCGAGGCAATTATGTTTACCAACGAACCTATACAGCCGATAGCATAGAAGCAAAAATTGTCCCTAACAACGGGGAGTTTCCTCAGTACTTTATTGAAGACCACCATGAAGCGATTGTTTCCAGTAGCGATTGGGAAAAAGTCCAATCCATACTGGAAGAGCGGTCAGAGAAGTTCAAGAATAGAAATCGAAAGAAATATCCGAAAGAAAACCTTAAAAATCCCGCTTTTGTGAATGCCTTTACCTGTGGTGACTGCGGGAGCTTGATCGGCCATAGACGGTATGTTGAAAAGACCTACGAAATGCACAGTTGGATCTGCAACTTGGCTAATAAGCTTTATGTGGCCAACCGGTGTAAGGCGGGAAGATTTCAGCAAAAGTTTATAGAGCTTAACTTCATGAAAACGCTGCTTTCTATCAAGAGGGACAAGGCATTTAAGAAGGCAATGGATGAGCTGATAAAAATGACCGATTTGAATCAAGAGGAACTGTGTTTAGAGGAAGAGCTTCAGGAAAGAATCGAGTTTTTTAACCAGCAGCTTTACGAGGCTGTGAATGAAGAACTCAATAAAGACGGACAAGACTCTCAAAAAGTCGATGAACTAACAGAGGAACTCGTAAAGCTACATAATGAGCTCAAGAGCTATTCAGAGCGAAAACGGCAAGCACAACAATACAAGCAAGAGCTCAATTGGCTTTGGAAACAGCTACGAAAGATAGACGACAAAGCCATTGAAAGCCTCGAGGTACTCCGGAAAGACCAAGAAGTTCCTTTTCGCGAGGACATCTTCGCCAGGATTGTGGAGAGTGGAAAAATCTTCACCGATGGCAAGATGGTCTATAAGCTCAAGCTGGGTCTTGAGTGGTCGATTGATTTTAAGAATGGAGATTACAAGAAACTCATCTCAGAGCAAAAAGCAGCCGAGCGCAGGGCGAAGAAAGAAGCCTTCTTAAAAGGGCCAGAAGTTAAAGCACTTTTAGAGTTTTGCCAAGAGCCAAAGCCTTTTTCAGAGCTCTTTAAGTTTATGAATGGAATGCTGTCTATATCAGAATCGCATTTTAGAGAAACGGTGTTGAACGTTCTTTTAGAGCAAGGCAGGATGAAGAGGAAGTTCCCGGAAAAGCGCAACCGCGCAATGATGATTTATTATTCTGTGGAAGGGGTTGGGGATGAGGGAAGGGTTAATTTTTAG